The following are encoded in a window of Levilactobacillus namurensis genomic DNA:
- a CDS encoding type II toxin-antitoxin system RelB/DinJ family antitoxin — MAVKEKKRVQVKIDKDLADDTEAILSELGLNPTTAINMFYKRIVANGALPFNASLSEEERANLRFLKATEGTPVTEFKDAKEVADWLNDPDED, encoded by the coding sequence ATGGCAGTTAAGGAAAAGAAACGGGTCCAAGTCAAGATTGATAAAGATTTGGCCGATGATACCGAAGCAATTTTAAGCGAATTGGGCTTAAATCCAACCACGGCCATTAACATGTTTTACAAGCGGATTGTTGCTAATGGTGCTTTACCTTTTAATGCGTCTTTAAGCGAAGAAGAAAGAGCTAATTTACGCTTTTTAAAGGCGACCGAAGGGACACCAGTCACCGAGTTCAAAGACGCTAAAGAGGTCGCTGATTGGCTCAACGATCCAGATGAGGACTAA